In the Numida meleagris isolate 19003 breed g44 Domestic line chromosome 5, NumMel1.0, whole genome shotgun sequence genome, one interval contains:
- the MKI67 gene encoding proliferation marker protein Ki-67 isoform X2 encodes MPLFGKIIIIKRNGTDGIYFPLTASSCLFGRRTECDIRIQLPQVSKEHCKIEVNENKEAILTNLSAVNPTQLNGDYFQQPVPLKHGDVLTIIDRSFRFEYPLQSTPKKRRSRSPKDETLQVLHVQQVAEVELLHKQTSGSKSLCSSDNAECKEQNTDENKQSTEENFSKAVPAKIQTLKSYKIQQPTKKENEMSPFSKLYEKLKLEVKGRKLLQEGNLRQKAGKEDGKSVLLEPNAQISSSSVYDLGKLTKGKERDINGKAKEYKMKQDVISSELSQSSAVGSAARKSFTKTPQTSVSKEVTKDGGKGSHLQGDKELSPSGKWKDPEVTTKPQKENDGNAAFSPKPCLGRADKIDSSAITVDKLTPAANVTNVSEGDKYVLSTPRPGRKSLRSRFVSPAKEARGTASVSTGTPTARGDVLLEHESFSAISAGTQGEDSVCRNDSLQQLPLAENKCLKQRRNSKQRTPGESVKEVLTEICDQTNINLKKRESGSPAASKSPRRNSRPSNESTNKSIHSETSASEEFTSDLASPASQKSGSGRKRGRRRTSGQLTEEALETKAVQEHHDETADRKDSETKQELATKDCQKKQDLEDTHIRRPHRLSSKRSSGSATALKDSETSSELNISGLSTEEQSGKTKRISQKRTSSDLLPQPLGKRKRVSFGGHLSPELFDKSLPPNSPLKRGAIPARLSLPFGNSPRAVLKKGQGLKHFAVQELSVRLQKEKTSPKSVSAQKSPPASSPVSGKATPTFTLSSPAPYTKGRFSVSQITTPSPIAEEQNADAKDMNTKEKSAGQVKTPKSAHVNEDEKTFLMSTPNKLTRSSQHALRKTPMKRRSGAVAVISAKRRSGASSANLLVAKTWAEVVKLGVARPQVKAVKKCVQKGRPARKITQSPKTPERKIKGHFSTGHAESPATIVVGRAYSTTVQTAGKVPKVVKNPILKRNMSMDENFTGLTEMFQTPDNKGGKTLPLTTAHNFTPAFTAMEISDLHTPEESGEMMVSPLNASDVSEQKQDCQDISYFLRERESLKSVFDAISTKTPDKRRSMLEEDSGMDSVSVNPEKQVSRVKSPSKRKIPSQKLESVEVASSIKQPLKTPKQKLEPADTLSGIKQLMKTPKQKLEPVESLSGIKQLLRTPKQKSEPAEVLSGIKQLMKTPKQKSEPAEDLSGIKQLMKTPKQKLEPVESLSGIKQLLRTPRQKSEPAEDLLGIKQLMKTPKQKLEPVESLLGIKQLLRTPKQKSEPAEDLSGIKQLLRTPKQKSEPAEVLSGIKQLMKTPKQKSEPAEDLSGIKQLMKTPKQKVEPVESLSGIKQLMKTPEEKLEPAEDLLDPQQMSKPITDENASEKLLETPIQKKEAVKDVTGVNLIKKTPKLKSQPVEDMIGISRIFKTPKEKVKPIEDVFGISRLMKTPREKSHPADDFVGLSRLMAEPRQKNSELEMDYVGVKEIFDTPEKTKVRSVNVKDPKQEENVPPCIDGSHEYDKGNTSQGEDSQQKLTGEDQSTQRPTRGGLRKTVHPASIKQTKKDLNLKELQGLEKKSFQEEMGELRTSTSVAKNLGRGRRANACVVEENISEHPDEKEVETASSLEMHVATQRPRRGKRKEAKELKLPDENLESCGKDSSVLQKEPATMKLPLQDFIISDVLIKDDQSIKAESLSNSQNENCQLQTDVKNSDNTSNEAGAGDSEEMLLLPRKRSREVRKVENTEAPIAPKRGRRARNDQVKQASSEELHATRRKLREQPSTKVIQEDERTSETAPAEESENRTKVEMKVTQKRVNSTRNARKHLTEVKSDIYGMAPENTQNVQKIKETSDETVAETQSPSKNEREASLGDEAKSTQANTAEVSQRLKSESPSGETNKMTVPVLESNSTVQETNRSRSRRGKKDSSEKKSDESAKNVNSSELITHKVKSGTEMEESSPTEPSGCVDVKKTRKIMEDQNSTSAATVTAVNSDGVARSHQKQSGDEQVVKSKQMETLQENQTQKRGTMCRRGRSRKVNFELEQASSKARGRKRSSPGDEEGMTYKLGQQETSENPSCQVRRSRRKQVNSIPQAASSTFTEKQTLIEDHSKDETSVKDRDPALEANPSSTEDYPLRRGKRREVAVASQATSSLSIRKKRGLQEGDDKKMTVKEDQNPALGNRTLQAETNASARDKRKKIDVEAEAKSSSSLQRRCGLSQNDDKEENTNEEQNKPLEPASHTKVNPLGRGRRKEAPVTRTTNSISLRGKRGLPVDSVREEAPKEDNVPLETVASALKENQLRRGRRNQVNLSEATSSTSAQGTHSLSRETGRKNLRREARNLLSEKSAPQEKMDLSKGYLKEKNSTSLPVSSRSLRSLPEDGKNESPEEQQRMLLETTQSSEDNPSRLGRKKTVSLQPEDTSSSFLREKRVFCNDGGQKGNVNEGEGTSLENNSSQENRRQLRKKREKVEFKSKAATSTSLHDKGNLPGNDSTSETQNKCMASTGSEKNNQSGKEVSPAQQPASTSRRRRCQLSADVLAPKKLKSDNDENRSPRKGRRNKAKEELDRGGVKTTQIPGGTDRKTRSSTRTSARTRK; translated from the exons GAGAACAGAATGTGACATTCGCATCCAGTTGCCTCAGGTCTCAAAGGAACACTGTAAAAttgaagtaaatgaaaacaaggag gCAATATTGACTAATTTAAGTGCCGTAAATCCCACGCAGCTGAATGGTGATTATTTTCAGCAGCCTGTACCTCTGAAGCATGGGGATGTGCTAACGATTATCGATCGTTCTTTCAG ATTTGAATACCCTCTCCAATCAACTCCCAAGAAGAGACGTTCTAGATCTCCAAAAGATGAAACACTGCAG GTTCTTCATGTTCAGCAGGTGGCAGAAGTGGAGCTGTTACACAAACAAACTTCGGGATCTAAAAGTCTTTGTTCTTCAG ATAATGCTGAgtgcaaagaacaaaacactgatgaaaacaaacaaagcacagaggaaaactTTTCCAAAGCCGTGCCAGCTAAGATACAAACACTCAAGTCTTACAAAATACAACAACCTactaagaaggaaaatgaaatgtctcCTTTTAGTAAGCTCTATGAAAAGCTGAAACTTGAGGTTAAAGGGAGAAAACTTCTACAAGAAGGAAATTTACGtcaaaaagctggaaaagaagatGGGAAGAGTGTTCTGCTAGAACCAAATGCTCAAATTTCATCAAGTAGTGTTTATGACCTGGGAAAACTGactaaaggaaaagaaagagacatAAATGGAAAAGCCaaggaatataaaatgaaacaagatgTAATCAGTTCAGAGTTGAGTCAGAGCTCAGCTGTAGGAAGTGCTGCCAGGAAGAGTTTTACCAAAACTCCTCAAACTTCTGTTTCAAAGGAAGTGACAAAAGATGGCGGTAAGGGAAGTCACCTGCAAGGTGATAAGGAATTAAGCCCATCAGGGAAATGGAAAGATCCTGAAGTTACAACCAAACCCCAGAAGGAGAACGAtggaaatgcagcattttcacCCAAGCCGTGCTTGGGTCGTGCAGATAAAATCGACAGCTCTGCAATAACAGTAGATAAACTAACACCAGCAGCTAACGTGACAAATGTGTCAGAAGGAGATAAATATGTTCTGTCTACACCAAGGCCTGGAAGGAAGAGTCTTCGGTCTCGTTTCGTGTCACCTGCCAAAGAAGCGCGTGGTACGGCTTCTGTAAGTACTGGGACTCCAACAGCTCGTGGAGATGTGTTGTTGGAACATGAGTCTTTTTCAGCAATTTCAGCTGGTACTCAAGGGGAAGATTCGGTGTGCAGAAATGATAGCCTCCAACAACTGCctttggcagaaaataaatgcttgaaaCAGAGACGAAATAGTAAACAACGTACACCGGGAGAATCAGTGAAAGAAGTGCTGACTGAAATTTGTGATCAGACAAACATTAACTTGAAAAAGAGAGAATCTGGGTCTCCTGCAGCTTCTAAGAGTCCCAGAAGAAATAGCAGGCCAAGTAATGAGTCAACAAACAAGAGCATCCATTCAGAAACATCAGCTTCAGAAGAGTTCACATCAGATCTGGCATCTCCTGCTAGTCAGAAATCTGgctctggaagaaaaaggggaaggagaaggaccTCTGGACAGTTAACTGAAGAAGCACTGGAGACAAAAGCAGTTCAAGAACACCACGATGAGACTGCAGACAGAAAAGACAGTGAAACTAAACAAGAGCTGGCTACCAAGGATTGTCAAAAGAAACAGGATTTGGAAGATACCCATATTCGAAGACCTCATAGATTATCATCCAAAAGGTCTTCTGGAAGTGCTACTGCACTGAAAGACAGTGAGACTTcttcagaattaaatatttctggCCTGTCAACTGAAGAGCAGTCAG GTAAGACCAAAAGGATATCTCAGAAGAGGACAAGTAGTGATTTGTTACCTCAGcctttaggaaaaagaaaaagagtgtCTTTTGGTGGTCATCTAAGTCCAGAACTCTTTGATAAAAGCTTGCCTCCCAACTCACCCCTTAAAAGAGGTGCCATTCCTGCAAGACTGAGCTTACCCTTTGGAAACTCGCCACGTGCAGTCCTGAAAAAGGGGCAGGGACTGAAGCACTTCGCAGTCCAG GAACTTAGTGTACgcttgcagaaagaaaaaacgtCACCGAAAAGTGTGTCAGCCCAGAAGTCCCCACCTGCCTCATCCCCTGTCTCTGGAAAAGCAACGCCTACATTCACTTTAAGCTCTCCAGCACCTTACACAAAAGGACgtttctctgtttctcaaaTAACGACTCCATCCCCCATTGCAGAAGAGCAGAATGCTGATGCGAAAGATATGAATACGAAGGAGAAGAGTGCTGGCCAAGTGAAAACACCTAAATCTGCTCACGTTAACGAAGATGAGAAAACCTTTTTGATGAGTACACCTAACAAATTAACCAGAAGTTCACAACATGCATTGAGGAAGACTCCCATGAAGAGGAGGAGTGGGGCTGTGGCAGTAATCAGTGCAAAAAGAAGAAGTGGTGCTTCTAGTGCTAATTTACTAG ttGCAAAAACTTGGGCAGAAGTGGTGAAATTAGGTGTTGCGAGACCACAGGTGAAGGCTGTCAAAAAATGCGTTCAGAAAGGAAGACCAGCAAGGAAAATAACACAATCACCAAAG actccagaaagaaaaataaagggtCATTTTAGCACTGGTCATGCAGAGTCTCCTGCTACAATAGTTGTAGGTAGAGCTTACTCCACCACAGTTCAAACAGCTGGGAAGGTTCCTAAAGTGGTAAAAAATCCAATCTTGAAACGAAACATGAGCATGGACGAAAACTTCACAG gACTGACTGAGATGTTTCAAACTCCAGACAATAAGGGTGGAAAAACATTGCCTTTGACCACTGCTCATAATTTTACTCCAGCATTCACTGCAATGGAGATTTCTGATCTGCATACTCCTGAAGAATCTG GAGAGATGATGGTGTCACCATTAAATGCTTCAGATGTTTCAGAACAGAAGCAAGATTGTCAAGACATCTCTTACtttctgagagagagagagtctCTAAAGTCTGTGTTTGATGCAATATCCACAAAAACTCCTGATAAAAGAAGAAGTATGCTGGAAGAAGATAGTGGCATGGACAGTGTGTCAGTAAATCCAGAGAAACAAGTATCTCGAGTGAAGTCACcaagtaaaaggaaaattccAAGTCAGAAGTTGGAGTCAGTTGAGGTTGCATCAAGTATCAAGCAGCCTTTAAAGACCCCAAAGCAGAAGTTAGAGCCAGCAGACACCTTGTCAGGCATCAAGCAGCTCATGAAGACCCCAAAGCAGAAGTTAGAGCCAGTAGAGTCCTTGTCGGGCATCAAGCAGCTTTTGAGGACCCCAAAGCAGAAGTCAGAACCAGCAGAGGTCCTGTCAGGAATCAAGCAGCTCATGAAGACCCCAAAGCAGAAGTCGGAACCAGCAGAGGACCTGTCGGGCATCAAGCAGCTCATGAAGACCCCAAAGCAGAAGTTAGAGCCTGTGGAGTCCTTGTCGGGCATCAAGCAGCTTTTGAGGACCCCGAGGCAGAAGTCAGAACCAGCAGAGGACCTGTTGGGCATCAAGCAGCTCATGAAGACCCCAAAGCAGAAGTTAGAGCCTGTAGAGTCCTTGTTGGGCATTAAGCAGCTTTTGAGGACCCCAAAGCAGAAGTCAGAACCAGCAGAGGACCTGTCGGGCATCAAGCAACTTTTGAGGACCCCAAAGCAGAAGTCAGAACCAGCAGAGGTCCTGTCAGGAATCAAGCAGCTCATGAAGACCCCAAAGCAGAAGTCAGAACCAGCAGAGGACCTGTCGGGCATCAAGCAGCTCATGAAGACCCCAAAGCAGAAGGTAGAGCCAGTAGAGTCCTTGTCAGGCATCAAGCAGCTCATGAAGACCCCAGAGGAAAAGCTGGAGCCAGCAGAAGACCTATTGGACCCACAGCAAATGTCAAAACCTATTACAGATGAAAATGCCTCTGAAAAATTGCTGGAGACtccaatacaaaaaaaagaagcagtaaaaGATGTGACAGGGGTTAATTTAATCAAGAAAACTCCAAAATTGAAATCCCAACCAGTAGAAGACATGATTGGAATCAGCCGCATTTTCAAGACAccaaaggaaaaagttaaaCCCATAGAAGATGTATTTGGTATTAGTAGATTAATGAAGACTCCCAGAGAGAAATCTCACCCAGCTGATGATTTTGTGGGTCTGAGTAGGCTTATGGCAGAACCCAGACAGAAAAATTCTGAGCTTGAAATGGACTATGTTGGAGTTAAGGAAATATTTGACACGCCGGAAAAAACTAAG GTCAGGTCAGTAAATGTTAAGGATCctaagcaagaagaaaatgtaccTCCTTGTATTGATGGCAGTCATGAATATG acaaaggaaatacTTCACAAGGTGAAGATTCTCAACAGAAGTTAACTGGTGAAGACCAGTCTACTCAGAGACCAACAAGGGGCGGATTGAGGAAGACGGTACATCCTGCTTCAATAAAGCAGACtaaaaaggatttaaatttaaaagaattgcAAGGCCTGGAGAAAAAGAGCTTCCAAGAAGAGATGGGAGAGCTCAGAACTTCAACTTCAGTAGCTAAAAATCTAGGAAGAGGGAGGAGAGCAAATGCTTGTGTggtagaagaaaacatttcagaacatCCTGATGAGAAAGAAGTTGAAACTGCTTCGTCTTTGGAAATGCATGTTGCTACTCAAAGACCAAGAAGAGGCAAAAGGAAAGAGGCAAAGGAGTTAAAACTTCCAGATGAGAACCTTGAGTCTTGTGGCAAAGATTCTTCAGTGTTACAAAAAGAACCTGCAACTATGAAACTGCCTTTGCAGGACTTCATCATCAGTGACGTGTTAATAAAAGATGATCAAAGTATAAAGGCAGAAAGTTTATCTAacagtcaaaatgaaaattgtcAGCTGCAAACAGATGTTAAAAACTCTGACAATACATCTAACGAAGCTGGTGCAGGAGACAGTGAAGAAATGCTTCTACTCCCTAGGAAGAGGTCTAGAGAGGtgagaaaagtagaaaacacagaagcacCGATTGCACctaaaagaggaaggagagctAGGAATGACCAAGTCAAACAAGCTTCTTCAGAGGAGCTTCATGCAACAAGAAGGAAGCTTCGTGAACAACCATCAACAAAGGTAATACAAGAGGATGAGCGGACTTCTGAGACTGCTCCAGCAGaagaatctgaaaacagaactaaaGTTGAAATGAAGGTAACACAAAAAAGAGTTAACTCTACAAGAAATGCTAGAAAACACTTGACGGAAGTAAAATCAGACATTTATGGGATGGCAcctgaaaatacacagaatgtTCAGAAAATTAAGGAAACATCAGATGAAACTGTTGCTGAAACACAATCACCCTCCAAAAATGAGAGGGAAGCATCTCTGGGAGATGAAGCTAAAAGTACTCAGGCAAATACAGCAGAAGTATCTCAAAGATTAAAATCAGAGTCACCTtctggagaaacaaacaaaatgactGTTCCAGTCTTGGAATCAAACAGCACAGTgcaagaaacaaacagaagtagGAGCAGAAGAGGCAAGAAGGactcttcagagaaaaagagtgATGAATCTGctaaaaatgtaaacagctCAGAGCTAATTACACACAAAGTTAAGTCAGGAACAGAAATGGAGGAATCTTCTCCCACAGAGCCTTCAGGCTGTGTTGATGTCAAGAAGACACGCAAAATAATGGAAGACCAGAACAGCACATCTGCAGCCACAGTTACTGCTGTAAACAGTGATGGTGTTGCTCGTAGCCATCAAAAGCAGTCGGGAGATGAGCAGGTagtaaaatcaaagcaaatggAAACCCTGCAGGAGAATCAAACACAAAAGAGGGGAACTATGTGTAGAAGAGGTAGAAGTAGGAAAGTTAATTTTGAACTTGAGCAAGCCAGTTCCAAAGCACGTGGACGAAAAAGGAGTTCACCTGGGGACGAGGAAGGGATGACTTACAAACTTGGACAGCAAGAGACTTCAGAAAATCCTTCTTGTCAAGTaaggaggagcagaagaaagcaagtcAATTCCATTCCACAAGCAGCTAGTTCTACCTTTACAGAAAAGCAGACCTTAATTGAAGATCATAGTAAAGATGAGACTTCTGTAAAAGACCGTGATCCAGCTTTGGAAGCTAATCCCTCTTCAACAGAAGACTATCCACTGAGACGGGGAAAAAGACGAGAGGTTGCTGTAGCATCACAAGCGACGAGTTCTctttctatcagaaaaaaacGTGGGTTGCAAGAAGGTGACGATAAAAAGATGACTGTGAAAGAAGATCAAAATCCAGCTTTGGGAAATAGAACTTTGCAGGCAGAGACAAATGCATCAGCaagggacaaaagaaaaaagatcgATGTAGAAGCAGAGGCAAAAAGTTCATCTTCTCTCCAGAGGAGATGTGGCTTGTCACAAAACGATGATAAAGAGGAGAATActaatgaagaacaaaataagcCTTTGGAACCAGCGTCCCACACGAAAGTGAACCCATTAGGAAggggcagaaggaaagaagctcCGGTGACACGCACAACTAATTCAATTTCTCTTAGAGGAAAACGTGGCTTGCCAGTGGACAGTGTTAGAGAAGAGGCTCCTAAAGAGGATAATGTTCCATTAGAAACTGTTGCTtcagctctgaaagaaaatcagctgagaagaggcagaaggaaTCAAGTGAACTTGTCAGAAGCCACAAGTTCTACATCTGCTCAGGGAACACACAGCTTATCCAGAGAAACTGGTAGGAAGAATCTTCGTAGAGAAGCTCGAAAcctgctttctgaaaaatctgCTCCCCAGGAAAAAATGGATCTTTCAAAAGGgtacttgaaggaaaaaaatagcacttcACTGCCTGTTAGCTCTAGATCTCTTCGGAGTTTGCCAGAGGATGGTAAGAATGAATctcctgaggagcagcagcgtATGCTTCTGGAAACAACTCAGTCTTCAGAAGACAATCCATCAAGattgggcagaaaaaaaacagtttctttgcAACCTGAAGATACTAGTTCCAGTTTTCTCAGGGAAAAACGTGTCTTCTGCAACGATGGAGGTCAAAAGGGAAATGTTAACGAAGGTGAAGGTACATCTCTGGAAAATAATTCATCCCAGGAAAACCGGAGGCAgctgagaaagaagagggaaaaggtaGAATTCAAATCGAAGGCAGCTACTTCTACTTCTCTCCACGATAAGGGCAACTTGCCAGGAAATGATAGCACTTCAGAAACTCAAAATAAGTGTATGGCATCCACtggttctgaaaaaaataatcagtctggaaaagaggtTAGCCCTGCTCAACAGCCAGCTTCCACTTCTCGCAGAAGAAGATGTCAATTGTCAGCAGATGTCTTAGCACCCAAAAAGTTAAAATCAG ATAATGACGAAAACAGATCaccaagaaaaggaagaagaaacaaagccaaagaAGAACTTGACAGAGGGGGTGTAAAGACGACTCAGATTCCTGGAGGAACAGACAGGAAGACAAGATCGAGCACGAGAACAAGTGCAAGAACCAGAAAATAG